One genomic window of Melanotaenia boesemani isolate fMelBoe1 chromosome 20, fMelBoe1.pri, whole genome shotgun sequence includes the following:
- the LOC121631295 gene encoding eukaryotic translation initiation factor 5A-1-like, producing MADDDFSTADAGASATYPMQCSALRKNGFVMLKGRPCKIVEMSTSKTGKHGHAKVHLTGLDIFTQKKYEDICPSTHNMDVPNVTRKEYQVLDVSDGFLALMDDNGETREDLKVPDGDLGKDIEKKFSGGEQFMVSVLKAVDEEHVIGTKNMTS from the exons ATGGCAGATGATGACTTCTCCACTGCGGATGCTGGGGCTTCAGCAACTTACCCTATGCAGTGCTCTGCACTGAGGAAGAATGGCTTTGTCATGCTTAAAGGGCGTCCCTGCAAGATAGTCGAAATGTCTACCTCCAAGACTGGCAAACATGGGCATGCCAAG GTGCACCTTACTGGACTTGACATCTTCACCCAGAAGAAGTATGAAGACATCTGCCCATCTACCCATAACATGGATGTTCCAAATGTGACCAGGAAAGAGTATCAG GTACTCGATGTCTCCGATGGTTTCTTGGCCCTGATGGATGACAATGGAGAAACCAGAGAGGATCTTAAAGTGCCGGATGGTGACTTGGGCAAGGACATTGAGAAGAAGTTTAGTGGCGGAGAACAGTTTATG GTCTCCGTGCTGAAAGCTGTAGATGAAGAGCATGTCATTGGCACTAAGAACATGACTTCTTAA